CGACCTGAGCATGGTCAGCCTGTCCTGCCCGGACGGCGCCGAGGAGATCTTCGACACGGACGCGGGCTTCAGCGGTACGCCGGACACGCACCTGCTGCCGGGCAAGTCGCAGACCTGGAAGGCGGCCTGCGTGTTCCCCAAGACGGCCAGGAGCGCCCAGATCGAGATCACACCGACCGACACCTCCGGCTCCGGCTGGTACCGCACGGCCATCTTCACCGGCCAGGTGCAGTAGCCCGGACCGCGGACGGGACCCGGCTGGGTGCCGTCCGCGTCTCCGCACGGCGGCGGCTCACGCTTCCGCCGGCATCGGGTGCACCCCGATGCCGGGCCCACGGGCCCGCCCGCATCCACACCCGACCACACACCCTGTGCGGCCCCGCTCACCACCACCCGCGACCTGGAAGGCCATCGTGACGATCACTGAGCGCACAGAGCTGATCCGTCGCTTCGCCGACGACTTCACCGCCCTGCAGGAGGCCGTCCTCGCCCGCATGAACGGGATCTGCGCTCCGGAGATCGCCGCGGCCCTGGAACACGCCTCGCTCGCCGGTCCCATCACCATCGCTCTCGCCCACGCCGACGTCCTCGCTCGCGGGGCCGTCCGGCGCGCGGAACTCTCGGCTCAACCCCCCGAGCGGCTGCGACGGTTGCGCGCACACGCGCGCAGGGTGCGACAGGCCCGGTCGCAGGCGGAGGCCGTGTGCAAGGAGCAGCGTGCCCGCTGCCTCGTCGGCCGCTCCCGGCCGGTGGACATGCTGGAGCTGAGGGTGGCGCGCATGGCATCCCCGGCGTCCTTCGCCGAGGCCCTGCGGCAGGAACTCCGCGCCAGGGGACTGCCGGACGGCACACCGCAGGCGCCGGAGAGCGACCTCGCCCAGTGGGTCTGGGACCGGAAAGCGGCAGGCGGCGAACCGCCGGCACCGGTACGTGAACTGCGTGACTGCGACGACGACGCCTTCGTCCAGGCCCTCCTGCGCGATGCCCGGGAGGAAGAGAACCCGTACCTCCCGCACGACGCGGTGGTCGAACGGTGGAGCCGCCACGCCCGTGCCGCGCTGGCCTGGGGCCGCTACGCGATCGGCCAGGCCGAACGGGACGTACTCGCCTGTGCCCCTTCCGTACGGCGCACCCGACTCGACGCTCTGGACGACGCCTACCAGGACACCGCGGTTCTCGCTGCCCGCTCCCGTGAAGCCCTGCTCCGGGTCACGGAACTCCACGACCGGATGTGGGCCTGCGTGACCACGGGGCCTTTCGCGGAGCTCATCGCGCAGTGTCGCGCCGCGGCTCTGGCGCGCTTCGCCGACGCCGAGCCCGAGTTGTGGCACGGCGTGCGTGAGCTGACCGTGAGGCACCAGGCGCACTGCCCCGAACAGGCGGACGGCTGTCCGCGCTGTCACCGCGCTCTCGCCGCCCTCCTCACCGACGTCCATCCTGCCGACACGGGCGAGGACGGCGACGGCGAACATCCGACGGCAACGGTTCCGGCCGACGTGGATCGCTACGCCGTGCTCGCCGACCTTCCCGACACCGCCGTCGTGGCCGTCGCCGACGCCGCCGTCGGTGACGAGTCCGCACTGTGCGGCTACGGCTGGGCTGCCGAAGACGGGACCACCGGATACGGCGACTCCCTGGCCTCGAGCAGTGGCGAAGCCGAAGTCATCGGTATCTGCGCGGCCGCCCTCAGCCTCCTCGAGCACCACGAGGACGCACCCGTGGTCCTCCTGTGCGACAGCGTCGAGGCAGTCGACTCGACCCTGCGCTCCGCGGACCCGACCGTCGCCCACCGCACGCTTCTCTTCCCGGAGAGCCGGCAGTTGATGGACCGTCTGCTGCGCCACCGCCACCGCGTCCAGGTCCGCTGGCTCAAAGGCCACATCGGACACGACCTCAACGAAACCGCCGACGCCTTCGCCCGCCTCGCCCTCCGCCGCGCCACCGGCCGAATCCCTCCTTCCGCCGCCCGGAAGGAGGAGGTGCGGATCCTGCGCTCGCTCGGCTCCGGGGCCGGTCCCCTCTCGGCCGCTGCCTGAGCCCATGGCCCGAGGCGGACAGCCGCAGGTGACGCGGGGCAGCCCACATCACGCCGTCTGCGGACAGCCCTACCACCCTGCGAACCGATCTCCCCATCCCCGGACGAAAGTGAGCGACGCTCTTCATGGCCCATCCCCGGTGGCACCACATCCTTATGGAGTCCCAGCGTCACGCCCTCAAGGCGCTCGACGAATGGAACTGCTCCAGCGGCGACTACAGCGACTTCCTCACCCACATGCACAAGGCCTGGCACTACCTGCTCCACGCGGAATTCCACAAGGCCGAGATCGACTACCACTACCGGGATCCCAAGACCGCCCGCCACCAGATGATCGACGGCGAATCCAAGGCCTGGGACCTCGAGAAGTGCCTGAAGGAGCGTTTT
This region of Streptomyces chromofuscus genomic DNA includes:
- a CDS encoding RNase H family protein — encoded protein: MTITERTELIRRFADDFTALQEAVLARMNGICAPEIAAALEHASLAGPITIALAHADVLARGAVRRAELSAQPPERLRRLRAHARRVRQARSQAEAVCKEQRARCLVGRSRPVDMLELRVARMASPASFAEALRQELRARGLPDGTPQAPESDLAQWVWDRKAAGGEPPAPVRELRDCDDDAFVQALLRDAREEENPYLPHDAVVERWSRHARAALAWGRYAIGQAERDVLACAPSVRRTRLDALDDAYQDTAVLAARSREALLRVTELHDRMWACVTTGPFAELIAQCRAAALARFADAEPELWHGVRELTVRHQAHCPEQADGCPRCHRALAALLTDVHPADTGEDGDGEHPTATVPADVDRYAVLADLPDTAVVAVADAAVGDESALCGYGWAAEDGTTGYGDSLASSSGEAEVIGICAAALSLLEHHEDAPVVLLCDSVEAVDSTLRSADPTVAHRTLLFPESRQLMDRLLRHRHRVQVRWLKGHIGHDLNETADAFARLALRRATGRIPPSAARKEEVRILRSLGSGAGPLSAAA